Proteins from a single region of Chitinibacter bivalviorum:
- the gcvP gene encoding aminomethyl-transferring glycine dehydrogenase, giving the protein MTLSTLFNRDEFVARHIGPNSADQAAMLSEIGATSLDDLVGQTIPADIRFNQALALPDALPEHEALAKLKSIASKNIIKKSFIGLGYYPNLTPGVILRNVLENPGWYTAYTPYQAEIAQGRLEALLNYQQMVIDFTGLELANASLLDEATAAAEAMAMARRVSKVKADVFFVDAQVLPQTLDVVRTRAKYFGFEVVVGAADQAGAGDYFGALFQYPGADGVVVDLSGPIAALKAKGGVAIVAADLLSLAVLKSPAELGADVAVGNTQRFGVPMGFGGPHAAYFAFKDEMKRSAPGRIIGVSIDAKGKTALRMALQTREQHIRREKANSNICTSQVLLANMAGMYAVYHGPLGVKRIAQRVHRLAALFAAGVIQNGGKVVHNAFFDTVQVELSNAAAVYQAAQEAGYNLRLVSDSVLGVAFHEAASAEDLATLLKLFAGKDVDLGALDAATGDAIPAELVRTSAYLTHPVFNSYHTEHEMLRYLKRLENRDLALNHSMISLGSCTMKLNATSEMIPVTWPEFGNIHPFAPAEQTQGYQILVDTLADQLKAITGFAAICMQPNSGAQGEYAGLLAISRYHESRGDAHRNICLIPKSAHGTNPATAQMMNMKVVVVDCDESGNVDVADLKAKAELHKDNLAALMLTYPSTHGVFEAAVKEICATIHQFGGQVYMDGANLNAQVGLTRPADIGADVSHMNLHKTFCIPHGGGGPGMGPIGLAAHLAPFMSNHAVAPITVGDASVAQGQGAVSAAQFGSASILPISWMYITMMGAAGMKNATEIALLNANYVAKKLGAHYPVLYSGANGRVAHECIIDIRPLKAASGITEVDIAKRLMDYGFHAPTMSFPVAGTLMIEPTESEAKPELDRFIAAMISIRGEIAKVEAAEWTLEDNPLKNAPHSKGDISGEWNRAYSRDTAFFPLPYVLDNKFWPSVNRIDDVYGDRNLICSCPSMDNYS; this is encoded by the coding sequence ATGACGCTTTCTACTTTGTTTAATCGTGACGAGTTTGTGGCTCGCCACATCGGCCCAAATAGTGCCGACCAAGCTGCGATGCTGTCCGAAATCGGCGCAACGTCTTTGGATGATCTGGTTGGCCAAACCATCCCTGCTGATATCCGCTTTAACCAAGCGCTGGCACTGCCAGATGCTTTGCCAGAACACGAAGCGTTGGCGAAATTGAAATCGATCGCCAGCAAAAACATCATCAAAAAATCCTTCATCGGCTTGGGTTACTACCCCAATCTGACGCCGGGCGTGATTTTGCGCAATGTGCTGGAAAACCCGGGCTGGTACACCGCGTACACGCCATACCAAGCCGAAATCGCCCAAGGCCGCCTCGAAGCATTGCTGAATTACCAGCAAATGGTCATCGACTTTACTGGTCTGGAATTGGCCAATGCTTCCTTGCTCGACGAAGCCACCGCAGCTGCTGAAGCGATGGCCATGGCGCGCCGCGTTTCTAAAGTGAAAGCAGATGTATTCTTTGTTGATGCGCAGGTATTGCCTCAGACGCTAGATGTAGTAAGGACTCGCGCTAAATACTTCGGTTTTGAAGTTGTTGTGGGCGCAGCCGATCAGGCTGGCGCTGGCGATTATTTTGGCGCACTGTTCCAGTATCCGGGTGCCGATGGGGTCGTGGTTGATTTGTCAGGCCCGATTGCAGCGTTGAAAGCCAAGGGCGGCGTCGCGATTGTCGCGGCTGATTTGCTGTCGTTGGCGGTGCTCAAATCGCCTGCTGAATTGGGCGCGGACGTTGCCGTCGGTAACACGCAACGCTTCGGCGTGCCGATGGGCTTTGGTGGCCCACACGCTGCGTATTTTGCGTTTAAAGACGAGATGAAGCGCTCGGCTCCGGGCCGGATTATCGGCGTGTCGATCGATGCCAAAGGCAAAACTGCGCTACGTATGGCACTGCAAACGCGCGAGCAACATATTCGCCGCGAAAAAGCGAACTCGAATATTTGTACCTCGCAAGTGCTGCTGGCGAATATGGCCGGCATGTACGCCGTGTACCACGGCCCGTTGGGCGTAAAACGCATTGCGCAACGCGTGCACCGCTTGGCGGCACTGTTTGCTGCGGGTGTGATTCAGAATGGCGGCAAGGTCGTTCACAACGCGTTCTTCGATACTGTGCAAGTTGAATTGAGCAACGCAGCAGCCGTGTACCAAGCAGCGCAAGAAGCGGGTTACAACCTAAGACTAGTCAGCGATAGCGTATTGGGCGTGGCTTTTCACGAAGCGGCTTCGGCTGAAGATCTAGCCACCTTGCTCAAACTGTTTGCGGGTAAAGACGTTGATCTGGGTGCGCTCGATGCGGCAACTGGCGATGCGATTCCGGCTGAATTGGTGCGTACTTCAGCTTACCTGACGCACCCCGTGTTCAATAGCTACCACACCGAACACGAAATGCTGCGTTACCTGAAACGCTTGGAAAACCGTGATCTGGCGCTGAACCACTCAATGATTTCATTGGGCAGCTGCACTATGAAGCTCAACGCCACCAGCGAAATGATTCCGGTGACTTGGCCCGAATTTGGCAATATCCACCCATTCGCACCTGCCGAGCAAACGCAAGGCTACCAAATCTTGGTCGACACTTTGGCTGACCAATTGAAAGCCATCACTGGTTTTGCCGCGATTTGTATGCAGCCTAACTCGGGCGCGCAGGGCGAATACGCTGGTTTGCTGGCGATTAGCCGCTACCACGAAAGCCGTGGCGATGCGCACCGCAATATCTGCCTGATTCCAAAATCCGCGCACGGTACTAATCCGGCTACCGCGCAGATGATGAATATGAAAGTTGTCGTCGTTGATTGCGACGAGAGCGGTAACGTCGATGTGGCCGATCTGAAGGCTAAAGCTGAATTGCACAAAGACAACCTCGCGGCGCTGATGCTGACATATCCATCGACGCACGGTGTATTTGAAGCTGCGGTGAAGGAAATCTGCGCAACGATTCACCAGTTTGGCGGTCAGGTGTATATGGACGGCGCGAACTTGAACGCGCAGGTGGGGCTGACTCGCCCTGCCGATATCGGTGCGGATGTGAGCCACATGAATCTGCACAAAACCTTCTGCATCCCACACGGCGGCGGCGGCCCAGGTATGGGCCCAATCGGCTTGGCGGCGCACTTGGCACCATTTATGAGCAATCACGCCGTGGCACCGATTACGGTCGGTGATGCGAGCGTAGCGCAAGGCCAAGGCGCAGTCTCTGCTGCGCAATTTGGCTCGGCGTCGATTTTGCCAATTTCGTGGATGTATATCACGATGATGGGTGCGGCGGGCATGAAAAATGCGACCGAAATTGCTTTGCTGAACGCGAACTACGTCGCCAAAAAACTCGGCGCGCATTATCCAGTGCTGTATAGCGGTGCCAATGGTCGCGTGGCGCACGAATGCATTATCGACATTCGCCCATTGAAAGCTGCGAGCGGCATCACTGAAGTGGATATCGCCAAGCGCCTGATGGACTACGGTTTCCATGCACCGACGATGAGCTTCCCAGTGGCGGGCACGCTGATGATCGAGCCGACTGAATCAGAAGCCAAGCCAGAGCTAGATCGCTTTATTGCGGCGATGATTTCAATTCGCGGCGAGATTGCGAAGGTCGAAGCGGCGGAGTGGACCTTGGAAGATAATCCGCTGAAAAATGCGCCGCACAGTAAAGGCGACATCAGCGGCGAGTGGAACCGCGCTTATAGCCGCGACACGGCGTTCTTCCCATTGCCGTACGTGCTGGATAATAAATTCTGGCCATCGGTGAACCGGATTGACGATGTATATGGCGACCGTAATCTGATTTGTTCATGCCCAAGTATGGATAACTATAGTTAG
- the gcvH gene encoding glycine cleavage system protein GcvH, which produces MSNVPAELKYVNSHEWLRLEEDGTVTIGITDHAQELLGDVVFVELPSVGDVLDADATAGVVESVKAASDVYAPIAGEVVEVNVELEASPELANSDPYGAAWFFRVKPANVADLDACLTAAEYTKEIGA; this is translated from the coding sequence ATGAGCAATGTTCCAGCAGAATTAAAATACGTAAACAGCCATGAATGGTTGCGTCTGGAAGAAGACGGTACCGTAACGATTGGTATTACCGATCACGCGCAAGAATTACTCGGCGATGTGGTTTTTGTTGAATTGCCAAGCGTGGGTGATGTGCTGGACGCAGACGCAACTGCCGGTGTGGTTGAGTCGGTGAAAGCCGCTTCAGACGTGTACGCGCCGATTGCTGGTGAAGTGGTGGAAGTGAACGTTGAGCTCGAAGCATCACCTGAATTGGCCAATAGCGACCCATACGGTGCGGCTTGGTTCTTCCGTGTGAAGCCAGCGAATGTGGCGGATCTGGATGCATGTCTCACGGCAGCAGAATACACCAAAGAAATCGGCGCCTAA
- a CDS encoding uracil-xanthine permease family protein, with product MFHEIKQFISGAQILFVAFGALVLVPLLTGLNPAMALLGAGVGTLMFQVITKRQVPIFLGSSFAFIGPIIFSMHTWGQAATQFGLFFAGLMYFIIAGLIKWRGMGFIHKLLPPVVIGPVIMVIGLSVAVAASGMAMGQGGGKQLVPYGVSLLLATISLTTTIIVSVFAGGMLRLVPILSGVVAGYIAAVFLGVVDLSGIANAPWFAMPHFVTPEINWAAALFMLPVAIAPTIEHIGGVMALGKVTGSDYTVSPGLHRTLGGDGLGVCFAGLIGGPPITTYAEVTGALMITRNFNPVIMTYAAVLAVILAFFGKFNAILVSIPMPVMGGIMVLLFGTIASIGLKTLIDSKVDLMLPRNLVIVSVVLTCGIGGLMVQVGNFNLVGVGLVSILAIALNLLLPNPPADSAAEI from the coding sequence ATGTTTCACGAAATTAAACAATTCATATCGGGCGCGCAGATTTTATTTGTCGCCTTTGGCGCGCTGGTGCTGGTGCCGCTGCTGACGGGCTTAAACCCTGCGATGGCGCTGCTGGGTGCTGGCGTTGGTACATTGATGTTTCAGGTGATCACCAAACGCCAAGTGCCAATTTTCCTGGGCTCATCGTTTGCCTTTATCGGCCCGATTATTTTCTCCATGCACACTTGGGGCCAAGCTGCGACGCAATTTGGTCTGTTTTTTGCCGGTTTGATGTATTTCATCATCGCTGGCCTGATCAAATGGCGCGGCATGGGTTTTATCCATAAATTGCTGCCGCCAGTGGTAATCGGCCCGGTGATTATGGTAATTGGTTTGTCGGTGGCCGTGGCGGCATCGGGCATGGCGATGGGGCAGGGCGGCGGCAAGCAGTTGGTGCCGTATGGTGTTTCGCTATTGCTGGCAACGATTTCGCTGACGACGACGATTATCGTTTCGGTTTTTGCGGGCGGTATGTTGCGCTTAGTCCCGATTTTGTCAGGCGTCGTTGCCGGTTATATCGCGGCGGTATTTTTGGGCGTGGTTGATTTATCTGGCATTGCCAATGCGCCTTGGTTTGCGATGCCGCATTTTGTAACGCCTGAAATTAACTGGGCTGCTGCGCTGTTTATGTTGCCAGTGGCGATTGCGCCAACGATTGAGCATATCGGGGGTGTCATGGCTTTGGGTAAAGTGACAGGTAGCGATTACACCGTGAGCCCTGGCCTGCACCGCACCTTGGGCGGCGATGGCTTGGGCGTCTGCTTTGCGGGCCTGATCGGTGGTCCTCCAATCACAACCTACGCCGAAGTGACCGGCGCGCTGATGATTACACGCAATTTCAATCCCGTGATCATGACTTACGCGGCTGTGTTGGCGGTGATCTTGGCCTTCTTTGGCAAATTTAACGCCATTTTGGTATCGATCCCGATGCCGGTGATGGGCGGGATTATGGTCTTGCTGTTTGGTACGATTGCGTCAATTGGCCTGAAAACGCTGATCGATAGCAAAGTCGATCTGATGTTGCCGCGTAATCTGGTGATTGTATCGGTGGTGCTGACCTGCGGGATTGGCGGCCTGATGGTGCAAGTAGGTAATTTCAACTTGGTCGGTGTCGGC
- a CDS encoding VOC family protein: protein MIDHTGVVVSDFAKSRTFYEATLGAIGYEKLMEFSKAITGSTDVAGFGEPPKPDFWISAGQPNQPVVHVAFRVNNRALVDAFYAAALAAGGRDNGAPGLRLHYHPNYYGAFVLDPDGHNIEAVCHDPV from the coding sequence ATGATTGATCACACCGGCGTCGTTGTTAGCGACTTTGCCAAAAGCCGCACTTTTTACGAAGCCACTCTCGGTGCAATTGGCTATGAAAAATTGATGGAATTTTCCAAAGCCATTACGGGCAGTACGGATGTGGCAGGTTTTGGCGAGCCACCCAAACCTGATTTCTGGATCAGCGCTGGTCAGCCCAATCAGCCTGTCGTCCATGTCGCATTTCGCGTCAATAACCGTGCCTTAGTCGATGCTTTTTATGCTGCAGCCCTCGCTGCAGGTGGTCGCGACAATGGGGCTCCAGGCTTGCGGCTACACTATCACCCGAATTATTACGGCGCTTTTGTGCTCGATCCTGACGGCCACAATATCGAAGCCGTTTGCCATGACCCCGTTTGA
- the upp gene encoding uracil phosphoribosyltransferase — MQITVVNHPLVQHKLALLREADVSTNKFRLLTEELARLLAYEATRDLPLEDVCIDGWCGEVQVKKIKGKKLTVVPILRAGLGMLNGVLDLVPSAKISVVGLARDEETLQPVPYFEKFVGDLGDRLALIIDPMLATGGSLVATVDMLKRNGCKEIIAIVMVAAPEGVKLMNEKHPDVQIVSASLDSHLNEQGYIIPGLGDAGDKIFGTINK, encoded by the coding sequence ATGCAAATTACCGTCGTTAACCACCCTCTGGTTCAGCATAAATTGGCTTTATTGCGCGAGGCCGATGTCTCGACTAATAAATTTCGCCTCCTTACCGAAGAATTGGCTCGCTTGCTGGCGTATGAGGCGACACGCGATCTGCCTCTGGAAGATGTCTGCATTGATGGCTGGTGCGGCGAAGTGCAAGTTAAAAAAATCAAAGGTAAAAAGTTGACCGTAGTGCCCATTTTGCGGGCTGGCTTGGGCATGCTCAATGGCGTACTCGATTTAGTGCCTTCGGCCAAAATCAGCGTGGTGGGTTTGGCGCGTGATGAAGAAACACTGCAGCCTGTGCCGTATTTTGAAAAATTCGTCGGTGATTTGGGTGATCGTCTGGCTTTGATTATTGACCCGATGTTGGCGACCGGTGGCTCGCTGGTGGCGACGGTGGATATGCTCAAACGCAATGGTTGCAAGGAAATCATTGCGATCGTGATGGTGGCTGCACCTGAAGGTGTGAAGCTAATGAATGAAAAACATCCTGACGTGCAAATCGTATCGGCTTCGCTTGATTCGCATCTGAATGAGCAGGGCTACATCATTCCGGGTCTTGGCGATGCTGGCGATAAAATTTTCGGCACGATTAATAAATAA